The following proteins are co-located in the Pedobacter sp. FW305-3-2-15-E-R2A2 genome:
- a CDS encoding glycerophosphoryl diester phosphodiesterase, protein MAGKLRWLICLFPFSVFAQSQGPSLANGQLNLEWVNSAKGYHLNKISVLNKGSWMELSAKTSGEFSVLYAADTLSLKEVKPTTKGLDFPESIYRYIIPIWKQAISAVQLNQAGKAIDFYPDRKKEIRDQLIFQKEHELFSLNAAWAFDAQHPNDLKVTIKLKAKKAGYYSIASPELALFDKSNFKWATVPGVFQGNQLNANFINAYAYGQGIPDVPVMVRERTASTLSPLVQNSQNITLAVIPEPGTGRDPWAFDAKTQGNWNIGLSVLNRKGNMMPTVYHPVLGEKKSYLEKNDSVSFSFRYTIRAEDWFAVMKHAANDVYRFKEVLALKKTASSLTNRVWRMANYVVDDSLSMWQLSPYKNLEIGAQKYLGGVYGSQKDAIKNSDYGAMWMLARLTGNQKLINSRLPYARNFKLAQQHSAKGFFYGASEGQYFLQNSGKFTEEWGPYTEPIGSTYYLMMDIGNMLLFNPEDAGLREELKLAAEKLLSWMKPDGSWEVAYDNKTNEAMFKDVLDLRPTFYGLFIAYKLLGDQKYLAAAKKGADWYIEQAINKGSFIGVCGDTRFAPDFATAQSVQALLDLYDVVKESKYQDAAIAAAKIYTASVYTHPIPSLAQKQVNGVKRADWEISQAGLSFEHGGILGSANHHGPILLASHAGMFLRMFSITKDSLFLTMSRAAAWGRDAFVDQKTGVASYYWDAMDKGAGPFPHHAWWQIGWIMDYLLSEADLRSQGQISFPRGFITPKVGPHQTYGFAPGKVYGTTASLILREGLLKVESPYVEYVTAFNADQRKCFVVLMNNSEQPLKTEVLLNPEKIPGFSGTLSKELAVIDTAGKRTVLSSNSNSLNIELAPFGLKVIEVCY, encoded by the coding sequence ATGGCTGGTAAATTAAGATGGCTGATATGCCTTTTTCCATTTTCCGTTTTTGCGCAGTCCCAAGGACCTTCGCTTGCTAATGGTCAGTTGAATCTCGAATGGGTAAATTCTGCAAAAGGGTATCACCTGAATAAAATATCGGTCCTTAACAAAGGATCATGGATGGAGTTATCTGCAAAAACCTCAGGGGAGTTTTCTGTCCTGTATGCTGCGGATACGCTATCCCTGAAGGAAGTAAAACCAACAACGAAGGGGCTTGATTTTCCGGAATCTATTTACCGCTATATTATACCGATCTGGAAGCAAGCGATTTCTGCTGTTCAGCTAAATCAGGCGGGGAAAGCGATTGATTTTTATCCGGACAGGAAAAAGGAAATCAGGGACCAGCTGATCTTTCAGAAGGAACATGAGCTGTTTTCCCTAAACGCTGCCTGGGCCTTTGATGCACAGCACCCGAACGACTTGAAAGTGACGATAAAATTGAAAGCGAAAAAGGCTGGTTATTATTCCATTGCTTCGCCGGAGCTGGCTCTTTTTGATAAAAGTAATTTTAAATGGGCTACTGTTCCGGGCGTTTTTCAGGGGAATCAGTTAAATGCTAATTTTATCAATGCCTATGCCTATGGGCAGGGAATCCCGGATGTGCCGGTGATGGTAAGGGAGCGTACGGCTTCCACATTATCGCCCTTGGTGCAAAACAGCCAAAACATCACCCTGGCGGTAATTCCGGAGCCTGGAACAGGACGGGATCCCTGGGCATTTGATGCCAAAACTCAGGGGAACTGGAATATTGGGCTATCTGTGCTGAACAGAAAGGGCAATATGATGCCAACGGTATATCACCCGGTACTGGGAGAAAAGAAATCTTATCTGGAGAAAAATGATTCGGTTAGCTTTTCTTTCAGGTATACCATCCGCGCGGAGGATTGGTTTGCGGTCATGAAACATGCGGCGAATGACGTATATCGGTTTAAAGAGGTGCTGGCCTTGAAGAAAACAGCTTCTTCTTTGACCAACCGGGTATGGAGAATGGCAAACTATGTAGTGGACGACAGCCTTTCTATGTGGCAGTTGTCGCCCTATAAAAACCTGGAAATCGGTGCGCAGAAATACCTGGGTGGCGTGTATGGCTCCCAAAAAGATGCGATCAAAAATTCAGACTATGGAGCGATGTGGATGCTTGCGAGGTTAACGGGCAATCAGAAACTGATCAATAGCCGCCTTCCTTATGCGAGAAACTTTAAACTGGCGCAACAGCATTCGGCCAAAGGTTTTTTCTATGGTGCTTCGGAAGGACAATACTTTTTGCAAAACAGCGGGAAATTTACGGAAGAGTGGGGGCCTTATACAGAACCTATCGGAAGTACTTATTACCTGATGATGGACATTGGAAACATGTTGTTGTTTAATCCGGAGGATGCTGGTCTGCGTGAGGAATTAAAGCTGGCCGCTGAGAAACTATTGTCCTGGATGAAACCGGATGGAAGCTGGGAAGTTGCCTACGACAATAAGACCAATGAAGCAATGTTTAAGGATGTTTTAGACCTGAGGCCTACCTTCTACGGCTTATTCATTGCCTATAAATTATTAGGAGATCAAAAATACTTAGCAGCGGCCAAAAAAGGGGCCGACTGGTATATCGAACAGGCCATCAATAAAGGATCTTTTATCGGTGTTTGTGGGGATACGAGGTTTGCACCCGATTTTGCAACGGCACAGAGCGTACAGGCTTTACTGGATCTTTACGATGTGGTTAAAGAAAGTAAATATCAAGACGCGGCCATTGCTGCGGCTAAAATTTATACGGCATCTGTTTATACGCATCCCATTCCTTCCCTGGCGCAAAAACAGGTAAATGGAGTTAAAAGAGCAGACTGGGAAATCAGTCAGGCGGGATTAAGTTTTGAGCATGGAGGGATCCTTGGATCTGCCAATCACCATGGGCCAATTCTATTGGCGAGTCATGCAGGGATGTTTCTCCGGATGTTTTCAATTACCAAAGATTCTTTGTTTCTAACGATGTCCAGAGCTGCGGCATGGGGCAGGGATGCTTTTGTGGATCAAAAAACAGGCGTGGCTTCTTATTATTGGGATGCAATGGATAAGGGAGCAGGTCCATTTCCGCATCATGCCTGGTGGCAGATTGGCTGGATCATGGATTATTTGCTTTCAGAAGCAGACCTTCGCTCGCAGGGACAGATCTCCTTTCCGCGAGGTTTCATTACCCCTAAAGTAGGTCCGCATCAAACTTATGGTTTTGCTCCGGGTAAAGTGTATGGCACAACCGCGTCCTTAATTTTAAGGGAGGGCTTGCTGAAGGTCGAAAGTCCTTATGTAGAATATGTGACGGCATTTAATGCGGATCAACGAAAGTGTTTTGTGGTACTGATGAACAATAGTGAGCAGCCCCTGAAGACGGAGGTTTTGCTTAATCCGGAGAAAATTCCGGGCTTTTCCGGGACATTGTCAAAAGAACTTGCTGTTATCGATACAGCTGGCAAGCGAACGGTATTAAGCAGCAATTCCAATTCTCTGAATATTGAATTAGCCCCTTTTGGCTTAAAAGTAATAGAAGTATGCTATTGA
- a CDS encoding DUF4886 domain-containing protein gives MKYLKKALLLSLLLISQVSFGQVAEKALRLFIIGNSFSQNATAYLPNLVKENNQQLVVGRAELGGHSLQQHWEYAEAAEANPEDPKGKPYNGKSLRMLLSAGTWDVVTMQQFSYLSADVDSYSPYAQKLYNYIKSLQPNAKILLHQGWAYRSDAKKFGRVAPEQPAKTQEEMWQKSRAAYHAVAKQLNVSLIPVGDAFNAVATGSEYRFTKDMNFDYDHPVFPNLPIQTNSINMGYYWKDNVLVFDPNHANEAGRYLGSLIWYAVLFKESPEKVKYQPKEVPAGFAAYLRSVAAKTVKDL, from the coding sequence ATGAAATACCTAAAAAAAGCCTTATTGCTCTCCTTGCTGTTGATCAGCCAGGTTTCATTCGGACAGGTTGCTGAAAAAGCCTTACGATTGTTTATCATCGGCAACAGTTTTTCGCAAAATGCGACGGCCTATTTACCGAATTTGGTCAAGGAAAATAATCAGCAACTGGTGGTTGGCCGGGCTGAGCTTGGCGGCCACTCTTTACAGCAGCATTGGGAATACGCGGAAGCTGCAGAGGCCAATCCTGAAGATCCTAAGGGCAAGCCCTACAATGGAAAATCATTGCGGATGCTTTTATCTGCCGGAACCTGGGATGTGGTAACGATGCAGCAGTTTTCTTATTTGTCGGCAGATGTGGACAGTTACAGCCCTTATGCTCAAAAGCTTTATAATTACATTAAATCATTGCAACCCAATGCAAAGATTCTTTTACACCAGGGATGGGCATATCGCTCGGATGCAAAGAAGTTCGGTCGCGTTGCTCCTGAACAGCCAGCGAAAACTCAGGAAGAAATGTGGCAGAAATCAAGGGCTGCTTACCATGCGGTAGCGAAGCAATTGAATGTGAGTCTTATCCCTGTGGGAGATGCTTTTAACGCAGTGGCTACGGGGAGCGAATACCGCTTTACAAAAGATATGAATTTTGACTACGATCATCCGGTCTTTCCAAATCTTCCCATCCAGACCAACTCCATAAACATGGGTTATTACTGGAAAGACAATGTACTGGTATTTGACCCTAATCATGCCAATGAAGCAGGACGATACCTGGGCTCTTTAATCTGGTATGCGGTTTTATTTAAGGAGTCGCCGGAAAAAGTAAAATATCAGCCAAAGGAAGTTCCTGCAGGATTTGCTGCATATTTAAGAAGTGTTGCCGCAAAAACGGTTAAGGATTTATAA
- a CDS encoding sodium:solute symporter family protein produces the protein MNSVIDTTVIVVFSVFIMIIGLLFSRTGRNLKSFFAGGEAVPWFIGGLSLFMSFFSAGTFVAWGSIAYKYGWVAVTIQWTMCIGGLVTGLYIAPKWKATGSLTAAEFIKERLGEHVQKSFIYIFMLVSLFIKGSVLYSVSKLVGSSLEFPLIPVTLVLGIFMIAYTAVGGLWAVMVTDILQFAILTTAVLLIIPLAFTEAGGIHSFVSRVPDNFFNVVNGEYTWGFIAAFALYHIFYIGGNWTFVQRYTSVDTPKSASKVAFLFAGLYIVSPVLWMLPPMIYQTINPGLTGLETENAYLMVCKQVLPAGLMGLILTGMYFSTSASANTALNVVSAVFTNDVYKGTINPGASDEKLMKVARASSWCFGFGMILIALIVPYIGGIVEFTLSVGAITGGPLLAPPIWALFSKRITGKATIWITMISLTVNLVFKIVLPLVAEEKLSRANEMLLGVLLPFVLLLAYELYARSKGLISSEYEQLQLRKGVRNAKVIVVDEEEAAEIKRQNKFGLQVISFSLGFIALMLYVLCAFTAKGTGMVAGIATIILLSAWIPFNASRKTPIEG, from the coding sequence ATGAACTCAGTAATAGACACCACAGTTATCGTTGTATTTTCAGTATTCATTATGATTATAGGATTACTGTTTTCACGTACAGGACGAAATCTTAAGTCTTTTTTTGCAGGTGGTGAGGCTGTACCCTGGTTTATAGGAGGCTTATCGCTGTTTATGAGTTTCTTCTCTGCGGGTACTTTTGTAGCCTGGGGATCAATTGCTTATAAATACGGCTGGGTAGCAGTGACCATTCAATGGACGATGTGTATCGGAGGATTGGTTACCGGATTATACATCGCCCCAAAATGGAAGGCAACAGGGAGCCTGACCGCTGCGGAATTTATTAAGGAAAGGCTTGGAGAACATGTTCAAAAGAGCTTTATCTATATTTTTATGTTGGTGTCGCTATTCATTAAAGGTTCCGTATTGTATTCTGTATCTAAACTGGTAGGTTCCTCATTGGAATTCCCGCTGATCCCGGTTACGCTGGTCTTGGGGATCTTTATGATTGCTTACACCGCAGTAGGTGGTTTATGGGCAGTAATGGTGACGGATATTTTACAGTTTGCAATTTTAACTACTGCAGTGCTGCTCATTATTCCATTGGCTTTTACAGAAGCAGGAGGGATCCATTCCTTTGTATCAAGGGTTCCGGATAACTTTTTTAATGTCGTTAATGGGGAGTATACCTGGGGTTTTATTGCTGCCTTTGCCCTTTACCACATCTTTTATATTGGTGGAAACTGGACTTTTGTACAACGTTACACAAGTGTGGATACGCCAAAATCTGCTTCTAAAGTAGCCTTCCTTTTTGCTGGATTGTACATTGTAAGTCCGGTTTTATGGATGCTTCCACCGATGATCTATCAAACGATTAATCCTGGCTTAACTGGTCTGGAAACAGAAAACGCTTATTTAATGGTTTGTAAGCAGGTGCTTCCGGCAGGATTGATGGGCTTGATTCTGACGGGAATGTATTTTTCGACTTCAGCCTCCGCAAATACGGCTTTGAATGTCGTGTCTGCGGTGTTTACCAATGATGTTTATAAAGGAACGATCAATCCGGGAGCATCTGATGAAAAGCTCATGAAGGTGGCGCGTGCCTCGTCCTGGTGTTTTGGTTTCGGGATGATTTTGATTGCGCTGATTGTGCCTTATATCGGAGGTATTGTGGAGTTTACACTGAGTGTTGGCGCAATCACGGGTGGCCCTTTGCTTGCGCCGCCGATCTGGGCATTATTTTCGAAAAGGATTACTGGTAAAGCGACGATTTGGATTACCATGATCAGTTTAACGGTGAACCTGGTATTTAAGATCGTATTGCCACTTGTGGCAGAGGAGAAGCTGAGCCGCGCAAATGAAATGTTGCTGGGGGTATTGCTTCCTTTTGTATTGTTATTGGCCTATGAACTGTATGCGCGTTCAAAAGGTTTAATCAGTTCAGAATACGAGCAATTACAGCTGCGTAAAGGGGTACGAAATGCAAAGGTCATCGTAGTGGATGAAGAAGAAGCAGCTGAAATCAAAAGACAAAACAAGTTTGGCTTACAGGTGATCTCATTTTCATTGGGTTTTATTGCACTGATGTTATATGTGCTTTGCGCGTTTACGGCGAAAGGGACAGGGATGGTTGCGGGAATAGCAACGATTATATTGTTGAGTGCCTGGATTCCATTTAATGCTTCCAGAAAAACTCCGATAGAAGGATAG
- a CDS encoding alpha/beta fold hydrolase: protein MEQIKTEKGYFITATVFEAKGSRTILLISSATGVKQSYYKRFSEYVAATGITVITFDYSGIGHSLTGAIKDNNNQASDWGKIDLEAMLQYVKEHYPGSKINIMGHSIGGQLIGLSKSAVDASKIILVAAQTGYWKFWTGFRRYRMWANWNILFPALVYTFGYMPSKKLMGMENLPKHVARQWCKWCMDPNYLFGSTPEADLYFNRITAPLTSISIDDDTFAPIQNVDWLTGQYSGAAVTRIHLNPGDFDRKSIGHFGIFQEPSRTRIWEVLLREIER from the coding sequence ATGGAGCAAATTAAAACGGAAAAAGGATATTTTATTACTGCAACTGTTTTCGAGGCGAAAGGAAGTCGGACAATTTTGCTGATCTCCTCCGCCACGGGTGTAAAACAATCTTATTACAAGAGATTTTCTGAATATGTTGCTGCGACTGGAATAACAGTAATTACGTTCGACTATTCCGGAATTGGACATTCTTTAACAGGGGCCATCAAAGACAATAACAACCAGGCATCTGATTGGGGGAAGATAGACCTGGAGGCCATGCTTCAATATGTAAAAGAACATTATCCGGGGTCAAAAATCAATATTATGGGTCATAGCATTGGCGGACAACTTATTGGTCTTTCAAAATCTGCTGTTGATGCCAGTAAGATTATTCTTGTGGCCGCTCAAACGGGATACTGGAAATTCTGGACCGGTTTCAGAAGGTATAGGATGTGGGCCAACTGGAATATTCTCTTTCCTGCACTGGTCTATACTTTTGGATATATGCCTTCGAAGAAATTAATGGGTATGGAGAACCTGCCTAAGCATGTGGCCAGGCAATGGTGCAAATGGTGTATGGATCCGAATTACCTTTTTGGAAGTACTCCGGAAGCCGATTTGTATTTTAACAGGATAACTGCACCATTAACCTCCATCAGTATAGACGACGATACCTTTGCGCCTATACAAAATGTGGATTGGTTAACGGGACAATATAGCGGGGCAGCGGTTACAAGGATTCATTTAAATCCCGGCGATTTTGATAGGAAGAGCATAGGGCATTTCGGGATCTTTCAGGAGCCATCAAGAACCCGGATATGGGAGGTCTTGTTAAGAGAAATCGAAAGATAA
- a CDS encoding MFS transporter, whose translation MKNQNYLSKNNIALIAICMATLMFSLEISSVPVILPTLEKVLGANLKDMQWIMNIYTIGCTTVLMAAGTLADKYGRKRILLITLILFGIASLVCGLAENTSVLIVSRFFQGISGGAMLICQISALSHQFQEGKERSQAFGIWGIILGLGLGFGPIIGSGIVGLLSWKWVFLIHTPIAVLASVLVYGNVVESKDPQAKKLDILGMVTLSLSVFGLTYFITQGGDIGFSSPIAICILIATAISFIIFVWVEKNNEHPMFDFSVFKIRNFSGAIFGSIGMNFSFWPFIIYLPIYFQGCLGYDVMTVGLSLLAYTLPTLVMPPLAERLSVRYRPGIVIPFGLFTIGLGFIVMRYGSLADQPSWLTMLPGSLLAGIGLGLTNTPVTNTTTGSVSSNRAGMASGIDMSARLITLAVNIALMGFILVEGILSHLKIAFAQDALHGLPLRALAEKVASGSFDTLQRDFPQLSVLDPSGTAVHVALVQGFDWILLYGGIGVWILSLLSFLTFGRKRVEEISINPQ comes from the coding sequence ATGAAGAATCAAAATTACTTGAGTAAGAACAACATTGCTCTGATCGCTATTTGTATGGCTACACTAATGTTTTCATTAGAAATTTCCAGTGTCCCGGTCATACTCCCCACCCTTGAAAAGGTATTAGGCGCCAACCTTAAAGATATGCAATGGATCATGAATATTTATACGATTGGCTGTACAACGGTGCTAATGGCGGCAGGAACACTGGCTGATAAGTATGGCCGCAAGCGAATACTCCTGATTACCCTGATTTTGTTTGGCATTGCTTCCTTGGTTTGTGGTTTGGCGGAAAATACATCTGTATTGATTGTAAGCCGTTTTTTTCAGGGAATAAGTGGAGGTGCGATGTTGATTTGCCAAATATCAGCGCTTTCGCACCAATTTCAGGAAGGAAAAGAGCGCAGTCAGGCCTTTGGTATTTGGGGCATTATCCTCGGACTGGGCCTGGGTTTCGGGCCGATTATAGGAAGCGGGATTGTGGGTTTACTATCCTGGAAATGGGTGTTCCTGATACATACACCAATCGCTGTTCTTGCTTCAGTTCTTGTTTATGGCAATGTGGTCGAATCTAAAGATCCACAGGCAAAAAAGCTGGATATTTTAGGAATGGTTACTTTATCCTTATCCGTTTTTGGCTTAACCTATTTTATCACTCAGGGAGGTGATATTGGTTTTAGCAGCCCCATTGCGATCTGTATCCTCATTGCTACCGCGATAAGCTTTATCATTTTTGTATGGGTTGAAAAAAACAATGAGCACCCTATGTTCGACTTTTCGGTATTTAAGATCCGTAATTTTTCGGGGGCCATTTTTGGTTCTATAGGCATGAATTTTAGCTTTTGGCCATTCATCATTTACCTGCCTATTTATTTTCAGGGTTGTTTGGGTTACGATGTGATGACTGTCGGACTTTCTTTGTTGGCCTATACACTTCCTACCTTGGTGATGCCTCCTTTAGCCGAGCGTCTTTCTGTTCGTTATCGCCCGGGCATTGTCATTCCCTTTGGGTTGTTTACGATAGGCCTGGGATTTATTGTGATGAGGTATGGAAGTCTTGCTGATCAGCCCAGCTGGCTCACAATGCTCCCAGGTTCCCTGTTGGCTGGTATTGGATTGGGCTTAACCAATACACCTGTAACCAATACCACTACGGGCTCTGTTTCCAGCAATCGGGCGGGAATGGCTTCCGGAATAGATATGAGTGCGAGGTTAATTACATTGGCCGTTAATATTGCGCTTATGGGTTTTATTCTGGTAGAAGGAATTTTGTCTCATTTGAAAATTGCATTTGCACAGGATGCTCTCCATGGATTGCCATTGCGGGCTTTGGCCGAAAAAGTAGCCTCTGGAAGCTTTGATACACTTCAGCGCGATTTTCCACAACTGTCTGTTTTAGATCCCTCCGGAACTGCGGTACACGTGGCACTTGTGCAAGGCTTTGACTGGATATTGTTATATGGCGGTATTGGTGTTTGGATTTTATCTCTGTTAAGCTTTCTCACTTTCGGCAGGAAGAGGGTAGAGGAAATCAGTATAAATCCTCAGTAG
- a CDS encoding helix-turn-helix domain-containing protein: protein MLHLIGIIISLFLSIILFTKKGKSQADVILAVWLFFIGFHLSVFYIHITGQYLKFPYFLGFEIPLPLVHGPFLYLYIRSLTSQNKRRVHWAIHFLPFVMAIGLLFKFFLFSFDKKIEVYIEAGAGFENILRCIYLLTLLSGVVYVIFSLSLLKKYSAYISDQFSDLERINLNWLRYLILGIGLTWISVFFGNDISTFTIIDLFILFIGYFGVKQVGIFTNNNTSSQTIAGSVEEKATEKAIEKVKYQRSTADETLLLKIHQDLLALMQQEKLYKDPELSLNELAQRLNVNPNTLSQVINSLENKNFFDYINEQRIAEFLEIVALPENSRFTLLSLAFEVGFNSKTSFNRNFKNTTGQTPTAYLKEQKIQLK from the coding sequence ATGCTGCATTTAATTGGAATCATCATTTCTCTTTTTCTTTCCATTATCCTTTTTACAAAAAAGGGAAAATCACAGGCTGATGTAATTCTTGCCGTCTGGCTGTTCTTTATTGGTTTTCATCTGTCTGTATTCTACATTCACATTACCGGTCAATACCTTAAATTTCCTTACTTTCTTGGCTTTGAAATTCCTCTGCCACTAGTCCACGGGCCATTTTTGTATCTATACATCAGATCTTTAACCAGCCAAAATAAAAGAAGGGTACATTGGGCCATTCATTTTTTGCCATTTGTGATGGCAATTGGCCTCTTATTTAAATTCTTTCTTTTTTCTTTTGACAAGAAGATTGAGGTGTACATAGAAGCGGGTGCTGGTTTTGAAAATATCCTGAGGTGTATATACCTGCTGACCTTATTATCTGGAGTGGTATATGTTATTTTCTCCTTGTCTTTGCTGAAAAAATACTCCGCCTATATTTCTGATCAGTTTTCTGATCTGGAAAGGATAAACCTAAACTGGTTAAGGTACTTAATACTGGGAATCGGGCTAACCTGGATATCTGTGTTTTTTGGCAATGACATCTCTACCTTTACCATAATTGATCTTTTTATCCTGTTTATCGGGTATTTTGGCGTAAAGCAAGTTGGGATTTTTACAAATAATAACACCAGCAGTCAGACGATTGCCGGGAGTGTAGAGGAAAAGGCAACTGAGAAAGCCATAGAAAAAGTCAAGTACCAAAGATCTACTGCCGATGAAACCTTATTGTTAAAAATTCATCAGGATCTCCTGGCTTTAATGCAGCAGGAGAAGTTGTATAAGGATCCGGAACTGAGCTTAAATGAATTGGCACAAAGACTAAATGTTAATCCCAATACTTTGTCGCAGGTAATTAACTCCCTTGAAAACAAAAACTTTTTCGATTATATCAATGAACAGCGGATCGCCGAATTTTTAGAAATCGTTGCCTTACCGGAAAACAGCAGGTTCACCTTGTTGTCTTTGGCTTTTGAAGTGGGCTTTAATTCTAAGACTTCATTTAACAGGAATTTTAAAAATACAACAGGGCAGACCCCAACCGCTTATTTAAAGGAACAAAAAATACAGTTGAAATAA
- a CDS encoding alpha/beta hydrolase, whose amino-acid sequence MYRNSLFYSIFLLSVFVFSCKKEMRIDAPGNLVPKTVDQNSSLPSIVINGAKLHAETFGNPGDPIIFILHGGPASDYRYLLNCRELADNGYFVVFYDQRGTGLSQRFPRSYYTGIQTSFDDLNGVIAHYRKSAAQKIFLLGHSWGAMLAGAYINQYPNAVDGAVLAEPGGLKWKDVDDYVKRSRKMDITGEALNNATYMDQFLTGKEDEHAILDYKYKLLASTGDENENVGNEGLLPFWRSGFVLQDVYFDLIKKENSDWTTHLNRFTTKILFIYSERNKAYGLAHAEKVSAAFPNVQLFETKAAGHDMLSFSTGWNNTLPTILNYFNALK is encoded by the coding sequence ATGTATCGAAACAGCTTATTTTATTCCATCTTTCTCCTCTCCGTTTTTGTCTTTTCCTGTAAAAAGGAAATGAGAATTGATGCACCCGGGAACTTGGTTCCAAAAACAGTAGACCAGAATTCCAGTCTTCCTTCCATTGTGATCAATGGGGCAAAATTACATGCGGAAACTTTTGGCAATCCCGGCGACCCGATTATTTTCATTTTACATGGCGGACCCGCATCAGATTACCGATACCTGCTCAATTGCAGGGAACTGGCCGACAACGGATATTTTGTGGTGTTTTATGACCAGCGTGGAACCGGTTTGTCGCAAAGGTTTCCCCGTTCGTATTACACAGGGATCCAAACCTCTTTTGATGACTTGAATGGCGTAATTGCACATTACCGGAAATCAGCAGCACAGAAAATTTTCTTATTGGGACACTCCTGGGGTGCGATGCTGGCCGGCGCCTATATCAACCAATATCCCAATGCCGTAGATGGAGCCGTATTGGCAGAACCTGGGGGCTTAAAATGGAAGGATGTTGACGACTATGTAAAGCGCTCCCGGAAGATGGACATTACGGGCGAAGCCTTAAACAATGCAACCTATATGGATCAGTTTCTGACGGGTAAAGAAGATGAACATGCCATTTTAGACTACAAGTATAAATTACTGGCCTCAACTGGCGACGAGAATGAGAATGTAGGCAATGAGGGACTTTTGCCTTTCTGGCGTTCCGGTTTTGTGTTGCAGGACGTCTACTTTGACCTCATTAAAAAAGAAAATTCCGATTGGACTACCCATTTAAACCGGTTTACAACAAAGATCTTGTTTATCTATAGCGAGCGAAACAAAGCTTATGGTTTAGCCCATGCAGAAAAAGTATCCGCTGCCTTTCCAAATGTTCAGCTGTTTGAGACCAAAGCTGCGGGGCATGATATGCTTTCTTTTTCAACCGGCTGGAACAATACCCTCCCAACAATTCTTAACTATTTCAACGCTTTAAAATAA